One Nomascus leucogenys isolate Asia chromosome 22a, Asia_NLE_v1, whole genome shotgun sequence DNA segment encodes these proteins:
- the STK11IP gene encoding serine/threonine-protein kinase 11-interacting protein: MTTAQRDSLVCKLAGLLRESGDVVLSGCSTLSLLTPTLQQLNHVFELHLGPWGPGQTGFVALPSHPADSPVILQLQFLFDVLQKTLSLKLVHVAGPGPPGPIKIFPFKSLRHLELRGVPLHCLHGLRGIYSQLETLICSRSLQALEELLSACGGDFCSALPWLALLSANFSYNALTALDSSLRLLSALRFLNLSHNQVQDCQGFLMDLCELHHLDISYNRLHLVPRMGPSGAALGVLILRGNELRSLHGLEQLRNLRHLDLAYNLLEGHRELSPLWLLAELRKLYLEGNPLWFHPEHRAATAQYLSPRARDAATGFLLDGKVLLLTDFQTHTSLGLSPTGPPLPWPVGSTPETSGGPDLSDSLSSGGVVAQPLLHKVKSRVRVRRASISEPSDTDPEPRTLNPSPAGWFVQQHRELELLSSFRERFGCNWLQYRSHLEPSGNPLPDTPTTPAPSAPPASSQGPDTAPRPSPPQEEARGPRESPQKMSEEVRAEPQEEEEKKEGEEEKEEGEMVEQGEEEAREEEEEEQDQKEVEVELCRPMLVCPLEGPEGVLGRECFLRVTSAHVFEVELQAARTLERLELQSLEAAEIELEAQAQRSPGPTGSDLLPGAPILSLRFSYICPDRQLRRYLVLEPDAHAAVQELLAVLTPVTNVAREQLGEARDLLLGRFQCLRCGHEFKPEEPRLGLDSEEGWRPLFQKTESPAVCPNCGSDHVVLLAVSRGTPNRERKQGEQSLAPSPSASPVCDPPGHGDHLDRAKNSPPQAPSTRDHSSWSLSPPPERCGLRSVDHRLRLFLDVEVFSDAQEEFQCCLKVPVALAGHTGEFMCLVVVSDHRLYLLKVTGEMREPPASWLQLTLAVPLQDLSGIELGLAGQSLRLEWAAGAGCCVLLPRDARRCRAFLEELLDVLQSLPPAWRNCVSATEEEVTPQHRLWPLLEKDSSLEAPQFFYLRAFLVEGPSTCLVSLLLTPSTLFLLEEDAAGSPAEPPPPAASGEASEKVPPSGLGPAVRVREQQPLSSLSSVLLYRSAPEDLRLLFYDEVSRLESFWALRVVCQEQLTALLAWIREPWEELFSIGLRTVIQEALALDR, from the exons ATGACGACCGCTCAGCGGGATTCCCTGGTGTGCAAGCTCGCCGGGCTGCTGCGGGAGTCCG GGGATGTGGTCCTGTCTGGCTGTAGCACCCTGAGCCTGCTGACCCCCACACTGCAACAGCTGAACCACGTATTTGAGCTGCACCTGGGGCCATGGGGCCCTGGCCAGACAGGCTTTGTGGCTCTGCCCTCCCATCCTGCCGACTCCCCTGTCATTCTTCAGCTTCAGTTTCTCTTCGATGTGCTGCAGAAAACGCTTTCGCTCAAG cttgtCCATGTTGCTGGTCCTGGCCCCCCAGGGCCCATCAAGATTTTCCCCTTCAAATCCCTTCGGCACCTGGAG CTCCGAGGTGTTCCCCTCCACTGTCTGCATGGCCTCCGAGGCATCTACTCCCAGCTGGAGACCCTGATTTGCAGCAGGAGCCTCCAGGCATTAGAG GAGCTCCTCTCAGCCTGCGGCGGCGACTTCTGCTCTGCCCTCCCTTGGCTGGCTCTGCTTTCTGCCAACTTCAGCTACAATGCACTGACCGCCTTAGACAGCTCCCTG CGCCTCTTGTCAGCTCTGCGTTTCTTGAACCTAAGCCACAATCAAGTCCAGGACTGCCAGGGATTCCTGATG GATTTGTGTGAGCTCCACCATCTGGACATCTCCTATAATCGCCTGCATTTGGTGCCAAGAATGGGGCCCTCAGGGGCTGCTCTGGGGGTCCTGATACTGCGAGGCAACGAGCTTCGGAGCCTGCATG GCCTGGAGCAGCTGAGGAATCTGCGGCACCTGGATTTGGCATACAACCTGCTGGAAGGACACCGGGAGCTGTCACCACTGTGGCTGCTGGCTGAGCTCCGCAAG CTCTACCTGGAGGGGAACCCTCTTTGGTTCCACCCTGAGCACCGAGCAGCCACTGCCCAGTACTTGTCACCCcgggccagggatgctgctactGGC TTCCTTCTCGATGGCAAGGTCTTGTTGCTGACAGATTTTCAG ACTCACACATCCTTGGGGCTCAGCCCCACGGGCCCACCTTTGCCCTGGCCAGTGGGGAGTACTCCTGAAACCTCAGGTGGCCCTGACCTGAGTGACAGCCTCTCCTCAGGGGGTGTTGTGGCCCAGCCCCTGCTTCATAAGGTTAAG AGCCGAGTCCGTGTGAGGCGGGCAAGCATCTCTGAACCCAGTGATACGGACCCGGAGCCCCGAACTCTGAACCCCTCTCCGGCTG GATGGTTCGTGCAGCAGCACCGGGAGCTGGAGCTCCTGAGCAGCTTCCGGGAACGGTTCGGCTGCAACTGGCTGCAGTACAGGAGTCACCTGGAGCCCTCCGGAAACCCTCTGCCGGACACCCCCACCACTCCTGCCCCCAGTGCACCTCCAGCCAGCTCCCAGGGCCCCGACACTGCACCCAGACCTTCACCCCCGCAGGAGGAAGCCAGAGGCCCCCGGGAGTCACCACAGAAAATGTCAGAGGAGGTCAGGGCAGAgccacaggaggaggaggagaagaaggagggggaggaggagaaggaggagggagagatggtggaacagggagaagaggaggcaagagaggaggaagaagaggagcagGACCAGAAGGAAGTGGAAG TGGAACTCTGTCGCCCCATGTTGGTGTGTCCCCTGGAGGGGCCTGAGGGCGTGCTGGGCAGGGAATGCTTTCTCAGGGTCACTTCTGCCCACGTGTTTGAGGTGGAACTCCAAGCAGCTCGCACCCTGGAGCGACTGGAGCTCCAGAGTCTGGAGGCAGCTGAGATAGAGCTGGAGGCCCAGGCCCAGAGGTCGCCTGGGCCCACG GGCTCAGATCTGCTCCCTGGAGCCCCCATCCTTAGTCTGCGCTTCTCCTACATCTGCCCTGACCGGCAGTTGCGTCGCTATTTGGTGCTGGAGCCTGATGCCCACGCAGCTGTCCAG GAGCTGCTTGCCGTGTTGACCCCAGTCACCAATGTGGCTCGGGAACAGCTTGGGGAGGCCAGGGACCTCCTGCTGGGTAGATTCCAGTGTCTACGCTGTGGCCATGAGTTCAAGCCAGAGGAGCCCAGGCTGGGACTGGACAGTGAGGAAGGCTGGAGGCCTCTGTTCCAAAAGACAG AATCTCCTGCTGTGTGTCCTAACTGTGGTAGTGACCACGTGGTTCTCCTCGCTGTGTCTCGGGGAACCCCCAACAGGGAGCGGAAACAGGGAGAGCAGTCTCTGGCTCCCTCTCCGTCTGCCAGCCCTGTCTGCGACCCTCCTGGCCATGGTGACCACCTTGACAGGGCCAAGAACAGCCCACCTCAGGCACCGAGCACCCGTGACCACAGTAGTTGGAGCCTCAGTCCCC CCCCTGAGCGCTGTGGCCTCCGCTCTGTGGACCACCGACTCCGGCTCTTCCTGGATGTTGAGGTGTTCAGCGATGCCCAGGAAGAGTTCCAGTGCTGCCTCAAG GTGCCAGTGGCATTGGCAGGCCACACTGGGGAGTTCATGTGCCTTGTGGTTGTGTCTGACCACAGGCTGTACCTGTTGAAGGTGACTGGGGAGATGCG TGAGCCTCCAGCTAGCTGGCTGCAGCTGACCCTGGCCGTTCCCCTGCAGGATCTGAGTGGCATAGAGCTGGGCCTGGCAGGCCAGAGCCTGCGGCTAGAGTGGGCAGCTGGGGCGGGCTGCTGTGTGCTGCTGCCCCGAGATGCCAGGCGTTGCCGGGCCTTCCTAGAGGAGCTCCTTg ATGTCCTGCAGTCTCTGCCCCCTGCCTGGAGGAACTGTGTCAGTGCCACAGAGGAGGAGGTCACCCCCCAGCACCGGCTCTG GCCATTGCTGGAAAAAGACTCATCCTTGGAGGCTCCCCAGTTCTTCTACCTTCGGGCATTCCTGGTTGAAG GCCCTTCCACCTGCCTCGTATCCCTGTTGCTGACTCCATCCACCCTGTTCCTGTTAGAGGAGGATGCTGCGGGGTCCCCGGCAGAGCCCCCTCCTCCAGCAGCATCTGGTGAAGCCTCTGAGAAGGTGCCTCCCTCAGGGCTGGGCCCTGCTGTGCGTGTCAGGGAGCAGCAGCCACTCAGCAGCCTGAGCTCCGTGCTGCTCTACCGCTCAGCCCCTGAGGACTTGCGGCTGCTCTTCTAcgatgag GTGTCCCGGCTGGAGAGCTTTTGGGCACTCCGTGTGGTGTGTCAGGAGCAGCTGACAGCCCTGCTTGCCTGGATCCGGGAACCGTGGGAGGAGCTGTTTTCCATCGGACTCCGGACTGTGATCCAAGAGGCGCTGGCCCTTGACCGATGA